In one Mucilaginibacter ginsenosidivorax genomic region, the following are encoded:
- a CDS encoding M1 family metallopeptidase translates to MNLKLMAGLSTAFMMAVAAVNAQQAPTPPPAAAPASDYSYHEAFGPPFYTKNGTEFRAADGQPGAKYWQNRADYSLAATLDDKSNLITGSEVLTYTNNSPQNLSFLWMQLDQNLFKLDSRGTAIVPPTGSRNWGRGEAFDAGYKIKSVKAVDAKGGTTDVKFLISDTRMQVFLPKQVTANGGNVKLKIEYSFVSPNYGSDRMGYLDDKKSKNGKIYTVAQWYPRMCVYDDVMGWNTQPYTGPGEFYLEYGDFDLSITAPANHIVVASGELLNPTEVYTPEQQKRWAQAATSEKTVVIRSAAEVTDPKSRPAGKATLTWRFKIKNARDASWASSAAFIIDAAKMDLPSGKKSIAISAYPVESDGQDAWSRSTEYVKKSIEYNSAKWFEFPYPAATAVAGIVGGMEYPGIVFCGYTAKKGGLWGVNDHEFGHTWFPMIVGSNERLYGWMDEGFNTFINTLSTADFNNGEYNRKAGDMHKTALVLTRPELEPVLSQPANLKEKNTGILLYFKPGVGLTLLREQILGPERFDFAFQTYIKRWAFKHPTPDDFFRTMENASGESLQWFWRGWFLNNWRLDVAVSDVKYVDNDATKGAMITIDNLGKLAMPVTLEVKTKSGKVDRLKLPVEVWERNATWTFKYPSTEEIESVTYDPDKVLPDYNPDNNVWTKK, encoded by the coding sequence ATGGCCGGTTTAAGTACGGCCTTTATGATGGCTGTTGCTGCGGTTAACGCGCAACAGGCACCAACCCCTCCTCCAGCCGCCGCACCGGCATCTGATTACAGTTATCATGAAGCTTTTGGCCCTCCGTTTTATACTAAAAATGGTACCGAGTTTCGTGCAGCCGACGGACAGCCAGGCGCAAAATACTGGCAAAACCGCGCCGACTACAGCCTGGCCGCAACCCTGGATGATAAAAGTAACCTGATTACCGGATCGGAAGTTTTAACTTATACCAACAACAGCCCGCAAAACCTGAGTTTTTTATGGATGCAGCTGGATCAGAATTTGTTTAAGTTAGATTCCCGCGGTACGGCAATTGTACCACCAACCGGCAGCCGTAACTGGGGCCGTGGCGAAGCGTTTGATGCGGGCTACAAAATAAAATCGGTAAAAGCTGTTGACGCAAAAGGCGGCACTACCGATGTTAAATTCCTGATTAGCGATACCCGCATGCAGGTATTTTTGCCAAAACAGGTAACTGCCAATGGCGGTAACGTAAAGCTGAAAATAGAATATTCATTTGTATCGCCTAATTACGGATCAGACCGTATGGGTTACCTGGATGATAAAAAATCAAAAAACGGGAAAATATACACTGTGGCCCAGTGGTACCCGCGCATGTGCGTATATGACGATGTAATGGGATGGAATACCCAGCCTTACACCGGCCCGGGTGAGTTTTACCTGGAGTATGGCGATTTTGACCTGAGCATTACTGCTCCTGCAAACCACATTGTAGTGGCTTCTGGCGAATTATTGAATCCAACCGAAGTATATACGCCTGAGCAGCAAAAGCGCTGGGCACAGGCTGCCACAAGCGAAAAAACGGTAGTTATCCGTTCGGCTGCCGAGGTTACCGACCCTAAATCGCGCCCGGCTGGTAAAGCTACACTTACCTGGCGCTTTAAAATAAAGAACGCGCGTGATGCTTCGTGGGCTTCATCTGCAGCGTTTATTATCGATGCAGCTAAAATGGACTTGCCAAGCGGTAAAAAATCTATCGCTATTTCGGCCTACCCGGTTGAAAGCGATGGACAGGACGCCTGGTCGCGCTCAACTGAGTATGTGAAAAAATCTATTGAATACAACTCGGCAAAATGGTTTGAATTCCCTTACCCTGCTGCTACTGCCGTTGCCGGTATTGTGGGTGGCATGGAATATCCGGGCATTGTATTTTGCGGGTATACTGCAAAAAAAGGCGGCCTTTGGGGCGTAAATGACCATGAATTTGGCCACACCTGGTTCCCGATGATCGTAGGTTCAAACGAGCGTTTATACGGCTGGATGGACGAAGGTTTTAATACTTTTATCAATACGTTATCAACCGCCGATTTTAATAACGGAGAATACAACCGCAAGGCCGGTGATATGCATAAAACAGCCCTGGTGTTAACAAGGCCAGAGTTGGAGCCTGTATTAAGTCAGCCGGCCAACCTTAAAGAAAAAAATACCGGTATCCTGTTATACTTTAAACCGGGCGTTGGCCTTACCTTGCTGCGTGAACAGATTTTAGGGCCCGAGCGTTTTGATTTCGCGTTTCAAACCTATATCAAGCGCTGGGCATTTAAACACCCAACACCTGATGACTTTTTCCGCACCATGGAAAATGCATCCGGCGAAAGCCTGCAATGGTTCTGGAGAGGCTGGTTCCTGAACAACTGGCGTTTGGATGTTGCCGTAAGCGATGTAAAATATGTTGATAACGATGCAACTAAAGGCGCTATGATCACCATTGATAACCTGGGTAAATTGGCTATGCCGGTTACCCTGGAGGTAAAAACCAAAAGCGGCAAAGTGGACAGGCTGAAACTACCTGTTGAAGTTTGGGAGCGCAACGCCACCTGGACATTTAAATATCCATCAACAGAAGAAATTGAATCTGTTACCTACGACCCTGACAAAGTATTACCGGATTACAACCCCGACAATAACGTTTGGACAAAGAAATAA
- the bshC gene encoding bacillithiol biosynthesis cysteine-adding enzyme BshC translates to MEASCISYKETGFFSPTVIDYIENRADLQPFYGYRPDMDGFAEVLKNKKVVADREILYRVLSKQYAEKSESPKAGKSESEANVKRITYNVQPLTAQNIELLKLNNTYTITTGHQLNIFAGPLYFLYKIATAIKLAQQLKTAHPDKNFVPVYWMASEDHDFAEINYTNIGGKKVHWWYEASGATGRINPDTMRQALNQYKGVLGMEGHAVEVAEIVETAYTQFDKLADATRYLVNALFGQYGLVIIDADDHEFKKQFAPKMEQDIINQNSFKNITATNEQLHKLGVHIQVNPREINFFYLKDSLRERVIFEHDNYQVMNTEIRFTEAELKEEIADYPERFSPNVVMRPLYQECILPNIAYIGGGAEVVYWLELKANFDFYKVDFPILILRNSALVVKKDQAAKVKHMDLTAADLFKPNDTLKTDWIKKHSNHNLSLEGEWREMSALFEKIKLRSYKIDPTLSPSASAVQARLKHAIDNLEKKLIKAEKRNYATRLEQLAVVKAELFPKDSLQERTENFGLMYVRWGQSFIDELVRHFEPLAFEFTVLTEE, encoded by the coding sequence ATGGAAGCCTCCTGTATAAGTTATAAAGAAACCGGATTTTTTTCGCCCACTGTTATTGACTACATCGAAAACCGGGCCGACCTGCAACCTTTTTACGGATACCGCCCGGATATGGACGGATTTGCCGAAGTGCTGAAAAATAAAAAAGTTGTTGCCGATCGTGAAATTCTATACCGTGTTTTATCCAAACAATATGCGGAGAAGTCCGAAAGTCCGAAAGCGGGTAAGTCCGAAAGTGAAGCTAACGTAAAACGTATAACGTACAACGTACAACCTCTTACTGCTCAAAACATCGAGCTTCTGAAACTCAACAATACCTACACCATAACAACCGGGCATCAGCTCAACATTTTTGCCGGCCCGCTGTATTTTCTTTATAAAATAGCTACAGCTATTAAGTTAGCCCAGCAATTAAAAACTGCTCATCCCGATAAAAACTTTGTACCTGTTTACTGGATGGCCAGTGAAGATCATGATTTTGCCGAGATTAATTATACCAACATCGGCGGCAAAAAAGTACATTGGTGGTACGAGGCTTCGGGCGCAACCGGCCGTATCAATCCCGATACTATGCGGCAGGCGCTTAACCAGTACAAGGGCGTTTTAGGGATGGAGGGCCACGCAGTAGAAGTTGCCGAAATTGTAGAAACCGCCTATACCCAATTTGATAAACTGGCCGATGCTACCCGCTACCTGGTAAACGCGCTGTTTGGCCAGTATGGTTTGGTAATCATCGATGCCGACGACCATGAGTTTAAAAAGCAGTTTGCCCCAAAAATGGAGCAGGATATCATCAACCAAAACAGCTTTAAAAACATCACGGCTACTAACGAGCAATTGCACAAACTTGGTGTGCACATACAGGTTAATCCCCGCGAAATCAACTTTTTTTACCTGAAGGATAGCCTGCGCGAACGCGTAATATTTGAGCACGACAATTACCAGGTAATGAATACCGAAATCCGTTTTACTGAGGCGGAATTGAAAGAAGAAATTGCTGATTATCCCGAACGCTTTAGCCCTAATGTAGTGATGCGGCCGCTGTACCAGGAGTGCATCTTACCCAATATAGCCTACATTGGCGGCGGCGCCGAGGTGGTTTACTGGTTAGAACTGAAAGCTAACTTCGATTTTTACAAGGTTGATTTTCCCATACTCATCCTGCGCAACTCGGCACTGGTTGTTAAAAAAGACCAGGCAGCAAAGGTTAAACACATGGACCTTACAGCTGCCGATTTGTTTAAACCAAACGATACGCTTAAAACCGACTGGATAAAAAAACACAGCAACCACAACCTGAGCCTTGAAGGCGAATGGCGGGAAATGAGCGCCCTGTTCGAAAAGATAAAGCTACGCTCTTATAAAATAGACCCTACCCTATCGCCCTCCGCATCTGCCGTACAGGCAAGGTTAAAACATGCTATTGACAACCTGGAGAAAAAGCTGATCAAAGCCGAAAAACGCAACTATGCTACCAGGCTTGAACAATTAGCTGTAGTTAAAGCCGAGCTTTTCCCTAAAGACAGCCTGCAGGAACGCACCGAAAATTTCGGTTTAATGTATGTACGCTGGGGCCAATCGTTTATTGACGAATTGGTGCGTCATTTTGAACCGCTTGCGTTTGAGTTTACGGTGTTAACGGAGGAGTAA